tttcttttcaaCATCAGTAGATTATTTTTCTGAACTCTGTCAACTCCTTGTATATTTTCGCCAAAATATCCCATGCTTGTTTTACAGTTTTGGCATTcgcaattttttcaaaaatcaaacatCAATTGCCTGATGGATTTGAGACAACGCCATACTTCCTTTTCTCTTGACATTATCTTCTTCATCTACAGTAATTTCTTACTGAACAAATCAAAACAAATTATATGCGTCAAGATGAGTTTCCATCTGCATTCTCCAAAAACGGTAATCTTTTTTTCCGGTGAGTTTTGGTACTGCACAGATAATATTACTTGACACAGTTGATGCAGACATGTCTTACAATAACAGTGGATCTAATACCACTGTGAAGGCTTACAAAAACAATCAATATAAGTCACACAACTTTCACGATTGAATGAAACCACAAGAAGACAATAAATTCCGAAGCTTggatcttttctttctttcttacaCTGATGGACCAAAACTTAGGGTCTTTATATAAACTACCAAATACCAAAATCCAATTGAGATTTAAATTACCAAATCATACTAAGAATAGAAAATCACAACTAAACAATAAACTAAATCCTAAATAGACTTGGTTTAATAATCCTACATGATTCAATCTCAATCTGTTGAGCAATGGATCTGGTACCAAATGCCAATTGAAACTAACAAGAAGGTTGTTGAGAATTGGGACAGGAGTCCCACACAGCAAATTGACGGAACAACCAAAGAAATAGTTTCTTTCCTGCAGCCACTTTGCTTCTTATCCTCCCCAGCTTGTCTTTACTCAAGTCGTAATGCTTTTGAGACTCAAATACAAGGGCAGGCTGACAACCCCCGCAGGTAAATTGCCTTCCATAACTCTATGATCTTCTCCTCATGCTTAACGTAAATTGCAGGTACAATCATACCCAACACAACCCCTGCATGCAGCCATGCATAATCCCATCACGAACACAAATATCTTCTTCTTAAAATCAATAAAACAACAATAATTAATCTGACAAGACTCACCCATGTAAACAATAGTAAGCAAATCAAAATGGGTAGCGATCCACGAAAGTAACCCCAGAGCAAATACAGTTGCCCCAAACACAGACCATTCCCTTTCCACACCCACCCGAAACAGCCATCGAATGCCTTCGTCAATACATTCCCGAATCCCACGCGCCATTCCTTCAGCCCGCGCCTCGCTTATCTCCATCCCTGAAAAGTCCGGAGCCTCACTGACAAAACACAAGTAATTAATCAagcactttaaaaaaaaaaaaaaaaaaaaaaaaaaatactaactGCTGATGGAtaattaattacaaaaaaaCATACTAGCTGATGAATTCTTACTTTTTGAGGAGTCTATGAATATTGCCCCAAACAAAGATAAGTGTAACAAGGAGCATGGCCATCCGCGAGACAACATCTACCATGTAATAGTGATAGAGTTGGAGTGTTACCCAAGTTGCCGTGGCCACCAAAAGAACAAGGATGCTTAGATACATGCTTCTCCAGAATAACAAGTCCATTACTAAAGCCGCAACTAGTTTAATGAACAAATTAGTCATTGAATTTCAAAACCTAATTAAGTATATACGTATTTTATCCATCCTGTAGCTGTGAGATTATATGATATACCTGCAGCATGCGGGGTCTGCACCCCGACGGCTATAGGAGGTAA
This region of Coffea arabica cultivar ET-39 chromosome 3c, Coffea Arabica ET-39 HiFi, whole genome shotgun sequence genomic DNA includes:
- the LOC113734478 gene encoding uncharacterized protein isoform X2, which gives rise to MYQTTNQQKSTDEKTPLEVDHEEQQDKVQETTCQHAFLRLPPGRRSILFRRNPSGTTHQVPNPEDGSAPRVLPANNTSSTAETRISAVLNSEGGSRSVLAPNRCTSSTTSTQSRLKIQTNIVAMPVDDTLPPIAVGVQTPHAAVMDLLFWRSMYLSILVLLVATATWVTLQLYHYYMVDVVSRMAMLLVTLIFVWGNIHRLLKNEAPDFSGMEISEARAEGMARGIRECIDEGIRWLFRVGVEREWSVFGATVFALGLLSWIATHFDLLTIVYMGVVLGMIVPAIYVKHEEKIIELWKAIYLRGLSACPCI
- the LOC113734478 gene encoding uncharacterized protein isoform X1 encodes the protein MYQTTNQQKSTDEKTPLEVDHEEQQDKVQETTCQHAFLRLPPGRRSILFRRNPSGTTHQVPNPEDGSAPRVLPANNTSSTAETRISAVLNSEGGSRSVLAPNRCTSSTTSTQSRLKIQTNIVAMPVDDTLPPIAVGVQTPHAAVAALVMDLLFWRSMYLSILVLLVATATWVTLQLYHYYMVDVVSRMAMLLVTLIFVWGNIHRLLKNEAPDFSGMEISEARAEGMARGIRECIDEGIRWLFRVGVEREWSVFGATVFALGLLSWIATHFDLLTIVYMGVVLGMIVPAIYVKHEEKIIELWKAIYLRGLSACPCI
- the LOC113734478 gene encoding uncharacterized protein isoform X3, with the protein product MYQTTNQQKSTDEKTPLEVDHEEQQDKVQETTCQHAFLRLPPGRRSILFRRNPSGTTHQVPNPEDGSAPRVLPANNTSSTAETRISAVLNSEGGSRSVLAPNRCTSSTTSTQSRLKIQTNIVAMPVDDTLPPIAVGVQTPHAADVVSRMAMLLVTLIFVWGNIHRLLKNEAPDFSGMEISEARAEGMARGIRECIDEGIRWLFRVGVEREWSVFGATVFALGLLSWIATHFDLLTIVYMGVVLGMIVPAIYVKHEEKIIELWKAIYLRGLSACPCI